The Xiphophorus hellerii strain 12219 chromosome 7, Xiphophorus_hellerii-4.1, whole genome shotgun sequence nucleotide sequence AGGTGTTCTGTTGAGTTGAGATCAGGATTCTGTGCTGGCCAGTCAAGTTCATCCACACCAGACTCTGCCATCCATGTCTTTATGAACCTTGTTTTGTTTACTGGTGCAAAGTCATGTCAGAAGAGGAAGGGGCCAGCTCCAAACTGTTGCCACAAAGTTGGGAGCATGgaattgtccaaaatgtcttggCATGCTGAAGCATTCAGAGTTCCTTTCATTGGCACAAAGGGGCCAGGCCCAGCTCCTGACAAACAACCCTCCACCAAACTTTACATTTGGCACAATGCAGTCAGACAAGTACCGTTCTCCTGGCAACCGCCAAATCCAAACTTGGCCATCAGATTGCCAGATGGAGAGGCACGACTCGTCACTCTAGAGAACACATCTCCACTGCTCTAGAGTCCAGTGGTGGTGTGCTTTACACCACTTCATCCAAGGCTTTGTATTGCACTTAGGTGATGTACAGCTTGGATGCAGCTGCTTCACCATGGAACCCCATTCCATGAAGCTCTCTGTACATTGTTCTTGAGCTAATCTAAAGGCCACGTGAAGTTTGGAGTTCTGTAGTGATTGACTCTGCAGACGTTGCCGACCTCTTGGTATTATGCGCTTCAGCGTCTCCTGACTTTTTCGTAAAGTCACAAGATGATCATCATGGTATGATTATGAACAGCGTATGAGACGTCAGGGGGGAGTTTTTGTCTCTTGGAAATTCATTTCTAACTTCTTTTAGTGCAGATGTGGagaatgtatttattatttagagGGAAAAAATATACCAAATCGGGATTTTTCTCTAAACTTATTACTTCAACAGAGGATCGTTGAAGTAGTCTTAACgtttcagtttttgtgcttCATGATAAAAATTACAACTGAATAGCGGAGTGCAATCCCACACAAACTAGTTGCTAGCAATTTAACTACAGTTGAAAAATCAAGTAATTGTTAATAGATATGTCGTTTATGTGTCCTACCACTTTGTGGCTGAGTTGCTGTCATTCCCAAACACTTCCATTTTCTTATAATACAGTTGACTGTGGAACATTTAAGAGTGAGGAAATTTCACAACTGGATTTGTTGAACAGGTGCCATCCAATCACAGTTCCACACTGGAATTCACTGAACTCCTGAGAGCAGgccattctttcacaaatgtttctaaaaacagtttGCATGCCTATGTTCTTCATTTTATACACCTGTGGCCATGGAAGTGATCAGAACACCTGATTCTAATAATTTGGATGggtgagcaaatacttttggcagTAAGAGTGTATATATTGTGTACTTTCTGTGCAGAGTGGGTACAAAAAGTATTCAGGCTATATGGCACTTTGCTGTGACCTGTCACACCAAAGAgtctgaatacttatgaccatgtgatatttcagtttttaatttttaatgaatttgcaaaaaatttctatatttctgttttttctgtcaagATGGTAAGCTGAGTGTACATTCATGAGAAACAATATgaacttttttgattttagcaaatggctgcaatcaaaaagtgaaacatttaaagaagtctgaatattttctgtatcCACTGTACATATATAATTAAATCAAACCAGAAGAAGGAATGAACCATAAAGTCAGGGAAAAGCATTCTCACATGTTTCCCTCAAATTAGCTGGATGCCAGGAATAAGTTTGAAGGTTAGATGTTGAAGTCataaaagtttaacaataatatgAGTGAAAGAGAATGTGAGGGAACCTGCTAAAAGACCTTATTCTTAGCGACAGGAAGAAATACAAAGCGTATTTGTAGCGTTAAAGGTTTGGAGTGAGGGGCAAGGTGGTGTAGTGTAGTGTACCCTTAGTCTGTTCAGCAGTGGTCTTGGCATGCAGCTCCTCTCCAGTAGCTTCCACTAGCACCTGGGCAGAGTCCTCCAGCTCAACAGAGGTGCCAACTTCAGCTGGATGATCAGCAGCTACTTCAACAGAGACAGTTTTTGACTGTACAGGCCCAATAGTAGAAGCTTTTTCCCATGATTCTTCACCAGCATCCCCTAAGCCATCTTCAAATTCTGTAAGCACCTTTACTGCTTTTAAAAGAGAATTTGACTGGGCTTTTTCTGGAGCTTCATGTTGCTCCACATGTACAGCTGGAGCTTCACACAGGGTGTCAGTAGGAGCAGTATGGGTTGAAAAATCTGAACTGGTAAGCTCAACTGTGCTCTTTGTAGCAGTAAGGATATCAAAGACTGAGTCTCGCGAATTATCTCTGGAGGCCTGTACTACAGATTGATCTGCTGTTTCCTCTGCATTAGGAAGGGCCTTAGTCACTCCACTAACTATAAACTCTTTAATTTCTCCCTGTTCTTGATGACTTGGTTGTTGCAATTCCAAAGAAAAGCTTCTGGTTTCAGTTTCTGCCTCTAAATTCTCATCTTCAGGAATGCACTCCGAGTCTGACTCTGTATCAGATTCGCTGGATGATGAGGAAGACagttcttcagctgctgaatTCCCAAGCTTAGAAGAAACCATAGTTGGTTTTACAACATCATCTATGGTCACAGCAAGGGAAGGAATGTCTCCCGGTACTGAGCCTTTACAAAGTGCCTCAACTGAACCATCTTCTGCTGGTACAAATACCTGTAAAGTATCATGAGAAAGTATCTGAGAAACTTCTTTTTGGCTTTGATACAGGTCAGATGAAGCAGTGACAGCCGATGATTTTTCTCCAGCAGATTTAGTGGAAGCAGTAACAGATGCTGCAGTTTTTTCTGATGTGGCAGTGAAGCGGAATGGCTCTTTAGTTACACCTAGGAAGGGTGGCAAAACTCCAGGATCCGATAATTTAACTGGAAAGGCCACAGCAGTCTTGTAAGTCCACTTAGCTGCCCTCTCATCTTCACCTCctgaggaaaataataaattgtacACAAATAGGTAAATGCTAGTAAAGGTTACTAAACagaaaggtttttctaaaaagtTATTTCCAAAAACTTGACCTCACTAAACagaaaggtttttctaaaaagtTATTTCCAAAAACTTGACCTCACTCTTTGCATACAAACTTTACTGGAAATTCACCACAGAAAGACCATGGAATACATATTTAGCTTACTTCTTGCTAAAACTTACAGAGAGCTAAAAATATGGTATGTATAATGTTTTCCAAAACACATGGACTGAAAAGTAAAGGGAAAAAAGCACTATGATTCACTAAAAAGTAAGGAATGCATTTctatacaaaatacaaattaaaatgatagattttagatttaaaacaatGATGCAAGTTGTGTAGCctatttaaaattaatctacATACATACAGAccattaaaatttatttaaatataaagagACTATAGTTACTTAGAAATAAGAgaacagaaaaattataaagaaatacagaaaactaaGGAAAATTTGGGTTAATGATACGCAACATCATTATCACAAGTTTTCTAAATATTGTGATATAGGAATTAATTATAAGCTGTAATcaattaaaacaatgtttaaaactgTACAACCCGGGTCCTCCGGATAAGCAAACAAGATAGTGAAAGCTTAGCCAAGTAGCTCCTTGACAAATTCTAAAAATCTCCTTTTTCTATGCAGGATATAAATACGCTAATGAGTGAGTCACGATGCCtaagtccaaataaaaataagctctACTGTCTCTACAGTCAATTTTACAACAAGAAGAAATGAACGAAGAATGCACGACTAGCCTCTCGGACTTGGAAGCATTACTGGTGGCTAACGACATAGCTGACGATACAGCTGACGAGACAGCTAATTTACAAACTATTCTCCAAGAACTGAGAGAATCACATAGTGAAAATGCAGAGGGCTTCCGAGaagcaaaagaggaaaaaaaaaaaacaaatggaagaCTGGAAGTATTTTGGAAGGATCTAGCAGATTGAAGAGCCAGCTGTGAAGCTAAGTAAATCACAGGATGAGCTTGAGGTTGAACTAATTGAGCTCGAGGAGAGATCAAGACTGGAAAACATACGGCTCCATGGCATTGCAAAAGGCTCTTCCTCTACATCAGCCTTCATAGAGATCCTACTCCAAGACAAACTAGATATTCTGACATTATTTGACCTGGGTATTGAAAGAGCTCACC carries:
- the ndufv3 gene encoding uncharacterized protein ndufv3 isoform X1, with product MAAWLLRSSRLGALKFDSWGTLRHYPPALFCSEAKEPVKPVKNTKDPDKRGEDERAAKWTYKTAVAFPVKLSDPGVLPPFLGVTKEPFRFTATSEKTAASVTASTKSAGEKSSAVTASSDLYQSQKEVSQILSHDTLQVFVPAEDGSVEALCKGSVPGDIPSLAVTIDDVVKPTMVSSKLGNSAAEELSSSSSSESDTESDSECIPEDENLEAETETRSFSLELQQPSHQEQGEIKEFIVSGVTKALPNAEETADQSVVQASRDNSRDSVFDILTATKSTVELTSSDFSTHTAPTDTLCEAPAVHVEQHEAPEKAQSNSLLKAVKVLTEFEDGLGDAGEESWEKASTIGPVQSKTVSVEVAADHPAEVGTSVELEDSAQVLVEATGEELHAKTTAEQTKESAAVPPEPEKSFDNSTYKNYQHHSYTSYTFADLDEEMAKYRLPQPSSGKLSPRH